CCGCTGGGCCAGCAGCTCACCGGTCCGGTGCCACCACCACGATCCGTCCTTGACGCATGCCCCGTGCACGAAAACGACCCTCATCAAGACCTCCTCGTCTTCTTCCACTTGCCTGTGAAACGATGTTAGACGTACTGGTAATTACGTGAAAAGATGACCCGATGGGCAGGCGGCGGCAACCGCAGATCAGACAGCGGCTTCTCGTCGCGTGCACCGACTACTCGCTCGAGCACGGGCTCCCCGACCGGCTCGAGCCGCTGGCTACCGCCGCGGGCACCTCGAGCCGGATGCTGATCTACCACTTCGGAACCCGTGACGGACTGCTCCGCGAGATCCTCGGACAGGCCCGGCAGCGCCAGCTCCAGGCCTTCACCGACCTGATATGCCTGCGACCTGACGAGCCCTACCCGATGACCCTTGCCCGCGCCTGGTCCGCGATCTCCGGGCCGCAAGGCGAGCCCTACCTCCGTATGTTCAGCAGGCTGCACGACACCGCGGGAGAGCCCCTCTGGCCCGGCTTTCGGCGGACCGCGACCACCGACTGGCTCGCGCCCCTCGAGGCCGGCATGCGCAGCCTCGGGCGACCCGAGCTGGCCACCGTCGTGCTCGCCGTCATCCGTGGCCTCCTCATGGACCTGGACGCAACCGGCGATGGCCCACGCACACACCAGGCCTTCCATGACTTTCTCTCCACGATCGGCGGCGACTGAGGGCGTGTCTGAGACCGATTCGGTGGGCTTGGCGCAGGGATGTCGGGCCGGAGCGGGTGGCGGGTCCGTCGCGGGTGAGCCGACGCAGCGTCATGTCGGTCATGGTCCAGCGGTTCATGACCGTGGACCGGCCACGTCACGATGGCGCTGCGTAACAGCGGATGGCCACCGTCTGGTGCGGCTCCACTGCTGCTCGTCCGCAGCCATCAGCCGCCATCAGCCGCCATCCCAGCCGCTCGTACAGGGCTGCCGCAGCAGTATCGGAGGTGACGACGTCGAGCACCGGATGCAGGCCACGACGCCGGGCTTCCTCCACTGCCTGGCCGATCAGCAGTGCACCGATCCGATGTACCGACCTGTACGCCGAGATCTTCGGCGACCGCGCCCGGGCCACCACCCTCGTACGGACGCCGCAGGACGGCCTGGACGGTCGCCGAAGTCGCGGGCATGGACGGGGACGCCGCCGTCGGCGGACACCGCGAGCCCGCCCTGGACCTGCTTGAGGTCCGTCTCGCGGTCCTTGGGATGCCCGTACTCGATGACCGGGTACATGGTCAGCCGGCAACTGAGCATGCTCGCGGTGAGCGCCGAGGTGATCATCGCGCCCCCGCCGACAGATCGAATCGAGGGTCAGTTGCCGCCGGCAGCCTTGAACATGTAGTTCTCGGAGTTCTCACGGCTGACGTTCCAGTACGAGACCAGGGGGTTGTCGTCGATGTTCAGGAAGTCGGCCTCGTCGGGCAGCGGGACCTCGATCGGCCCGCTGTCCGCATCGGCGTTGGAGACGCGACCCTGGAGGCTGACGGTCATCGTCTCCACGGCCTCGGTCGGCGCGCCGGTCCGGAAGAGGAGCATGCCCGCGTACGCCTTCTCGCCCGGCCCGATCGTGGCTCCCTTC
This window of the Streptomyces sp. NBC_01275 genome carries:
- a CDS encoding TetR/AcrR family transcriptional regulator; amino-acid sequence: MGRRRQPQIRQRLLVACTDYSLEHGLPDRLEPLATAAGTSSRMLIYHFGTRDGLLREILGQARQRQLQAFTDLICLRPDEPYPMTLARAWSAISGPQGEPYLRMFSRLHDTAGEPLWPGFRRTATTDWLAPLEAGMRSLGRPELATVVLAVIRGLLMDLDATGDGPRTHQAFHDFLSTIGGD